The Microscilla marina ATCC 23134 genome includes a window with the following:
- a CDS encoding O-antigen ligase family protein produces the protein MKPTDTSPFKTRYSQNLRLMLALIATLPVAFVVAKGGMLAGLGLIGLPFVFFYLYLLFTYPIIGIYSYVVAGFGVSGILRYVSGLPLGLSVDGILIITWVAVAVHKTEEYDFQILKNGLVIAFAIWMGYNLLQLFNPEARSRVAWFYAMRGVALYPLLSAPLVMLLVRSPREVDIFFILWFGLSICGALNGIKQQHFGVDRFEQAWLDAGAGTQHLLFGKLRVFSFYSDAGQFGVSQGHALVAAGVMALRKGISLPRKAFYAITAVLCLYGMMISGTRGALAVPGIGFFMYFVMSKNFKIVVLGIIIGIGAFSVLKFTSIGQGIYAINRMRTALDPNDPSLQVRLANQRKLSNYLASRPFGGGVGSAGNWGLRFSPGSFLAETPTDSWYVKIWAEEGIVGLWLHLIILFYIAGHSGYYIWYMEDSELRQKMMAIWGGLWGIYLASYGNGVLGQIPTGSLLNVGMAIMFLTPHLSPQAKTND, from the coding sequence ATGAAACCTACCGACACTTCTCCATTTAAAACCCGCTACTCCCAAAACCTTAGGTTGATGCTGGCGTTGATCGCTACTTTGCCTGTGGCGTTTGTAGTAGCTAAAGGCGGCATGCTTGCCGGGTTGGGCTTGATCGGTTTACCATTTGTATTTTTTTACCTTTACCTATTGTTCACTTACCCCATCATTGGTATTTACTCTTATGTGGTGGCAGGGTTTGGAGTAAGTGGTATTTTGCGGTATGTATCTGGGCTGCCCTTGGGCTTATCAGTCGATGGCATCCTTATTATTACCTGGGTAGCAGTAGCAGTGCACAAAACCGAAGAATATGACTTTCAGATCCTTAAAAATGGGTTGGTCATTGCTTTTGCCATCTGGATGGGGTACAACCTCTTACAGCTGTTTAACCCTGAAGCCCGCAGCCGGGTCGCGTGGTTTTATGCCATGCGTGGGGTGGCACTTTACCCCTTGCTAAGTGCTCCATTGGTAATGCTGCTTGTGCGGTCCCCACGCGAGGTAGACATTTTCTTTATTCTTTGGTTTGGCTTATCTATTTGTGGGGCACTCAACGGAATCAAACAACAACATTTTGGAGTAGACCGATTTGAACAAGCTTGGTTAGACGCTGGCGCTGGTACTCAACACTTGTTGTTTGGCAAATTGCGGGTATTTTCATTCTACAGCGATGCCGGGCAGTTTGGGGTATCGCAGGGGCACGCGCTGGTAGCTGCCGGGGTAATGGCTCTGAGAAAAGGAATCAGCCTTCCCCGAAAAGCATTTTATGCCATTACTGCAGTGCTGTGCTTATATGGCATGATGATATCAGGTACAAGGGGGGCTCTTGCAGTACCAGGCATTGGCTTTTTTATGTACTTTGTCATGAGCAAAAACTTTAAGATAGTAGTACTAGGCATTATTATAGGCATTGGGGCTTTTTCTGTGCTAAAGTTTACTTCTATAGGGCAAGGTATTTATGCCATTAACCGGATGCGTACCGCGCTCGACCCCAACGACCCCTCGCTACAGGTAAGGCTTGCCAATCAGCGAAAACTGTCGAACTATTTGGCTTCACGCCCTTTTGGAGGAGGAGTGGGTTCGGCGGGCAACTGGGGGCTACGCTTTAGTCCAGGGAGTTTTTTGGCAGAAACTCCTACCGATAGCTGGTATGTAAAAATATGGGCAGAAGAAGGCATCGTAGGGCTTTGGCTACACCTGATTATTTTATTTTATATAGCCGGGCATTCGGGTTATTATATTTGGTATATGGAAGACTCGGAGCTGCGGCAAAAAATGATGGCAATATGGGGTGGCCTGTGGGGAATTTATCTGGCAAGTTATGGCAACGGAGTACTGGGGCAGATTCCTACAGGTAGTTTGCTCAATGTAGGTATGGCAATTATGTTTTTAACTCCACATTTAAGCCCACAAGCAAAAACAAATGATTAA
- a CDS encoding glycosyltransferase family 2 protein: protein MDQEKHPLISIVTLNYNQAEITCDLLSSLRAISYPNIEILVVDNASKDQPEQLITSRYPEVKFIKNQENLGFAGGNNVAIRQAKGKYVLLLNNDTEVAPDFLEPMVACMEQDAKIGVCSPKIRFHETQVHIQYAGSTAIDPMRVASYAIGYGEEDKGQYDQTGGQTHLAHGAAMMVSQEAIAKAGLMEDSFFLYYEELDWCEQIKKAGFAIHFVPQSLVLHKESMSVGKNSPLQLYYKTRNRIFFARRNLRGFQLFMALTYLVMLVTPVRLGKYLLKGNFKNFKIYLKAVCWNSILFKRFSSFRK, encoded by the coding sequence ATGGATCAGGAAAAACACCCTTTGATAAGTATTGTAACGCTTAACTACAACCAAGCCGAAATCACCTGCGACTTGCTCAGTTCGTTGCGGGCAATAAGCTACCCCAATATAGAAATACTGGTGGTAGACAACGCCTCTAAAGATCAACCAGAGCAACTCATCACGAGTCGTTATCCGGAGGTGAAGTTTATTAAAAACCAAGAAAACTTAGGCTTTGCCGGAGGAAACAATGTGGCTATCAGGCAGGCAAAGGGCAAATATGTATTATTGCTCAACAACGACACCGAAGTAGCCCCTGACTTTTTGGAGCCCATGGTGGCTTGTATGGAGCAAGATGCTAAAATTGGCGTTTGCAGCCCTAAAATAAGGTTTCACGAAACCCAGGTACATATCCAATATGCTGGCTCTACAGCTATAGACCCTATGCGAGTGGCAAGTTATGCCATTGGCTATGGCGAAGAAGACAAAGGGCAGTATGACCAGACAGGCGGACAAACCCACCTCGCCCACGGAGCCGCTATGATGGTGTCGCAAGAAGCCATTGCCAAAGCCGGGCTTATGGAAGATTCGTTTTTCTTGTATTATGAAGAGCTAGACTGGTGCGAGCAAATCAAAAAAGCAGGTTTTGCGATTCATTTTGTGCCCCAATCACTCGTATTGCATAAAGAATCTATGAGTGTGGGTAAGAATAGCCCTTTGCAGTTGTATTATAAAACCCGTAACCGTATATTCTTTGCCCGTAGAAACTTAAGGGGCTTTCAGTTGTTCATGGCACTCACTTATTTGGTTATGCTGGTAACTCCAGTACGTTTGGGCAAGTATTTGCTCAAAGGCAATTTCAAAAATTTTAAAATATACCTGAAAGCTGTCTGCTGGAACAGTATTTTGTTTAAACGTTTTTCTTCGTTTCGTAAATAG